The following coding sequences lie in one Haematobia irritans isolate KBUSLIRL chromosome 3, ASM5000362v1, whole genome shotgun sequence genomic window:
- the LOC142230572 gene encoding uncharacterized protein LOC142230572 gives MVESIYMFVFRKRQVNRKRSIQGRGFVNNLINALPIELHLPGYQFCGPGTKLDKRLKRGDKGINALDAACKIHDIAYSRSSDIEKRHKADKELLERAWERVKANESTWGEKLNAYLVSNAMKAKLKLGMGMRKKKACGRTIFNSTIKKANTLLKKQKPVDINSAIKIARKVINSSFKGKKSHVVIPRVINVPKIGGFLPLVPIITALGALGAISSGVSSIARTINTAKDAKKQLEESMRHNKSMESIAMGKGLYLKPYKTGMGITLNNTDTKN, from the exons ATGG ttgagagcatatatatgtttgtatttcgGAAGAGACAAGTCAATCGCAAACGATCCATACAAGGAAGAGGATTCGTAAACAATTTAATCAACGCCTTACCCATTGAGCTACATTTACCCGGATACCAATTTTGTGGACCAGGAACAAAACTCGATAAAAGATTGAAAAGGGGTGATAAAGGGATAAATGCTTTGGATGCAGCCTGTAAAATTCATGATATAGCTTATTCACGAAGCTCAGATATTGAAAAACGCCACAAAGCAGATAAGGAACTCTTAGAGAGGGCGTGGGAGAGAGTAAAAGCTAACGAAAGTACTTGGGGTGAAAAATTAAATGCTTATTTAGTCTCCAACGCAATGAAAGCAAAACTAAAACTTGGCATGGGTATGAGGAAGAAAAAAGCATGCGGACGTACAATTTTCAATTCAACAATTAaaaaagccaacacactactaaAGAAGCAAAAACCTGTTGATATTAACTCTGCAATAAAAATCGCTCGGAAGGTTATTAATTCATCATTCAAAGGGAAAAAGTCACATGTCGTCATCCCAAGAGTTATTAATGTTCCTAAAATTGGCGGTTTTCTACCATTGGTTCCTATTATAACAGCACTAGGTGCCTTGGGTGCAATATCTTCGGGTGTATCATCGATAGCAAGAACAATTAACACTGCTAAAGATGCTAAAAAGCAACTAGAAGAGAGTATGCGTCACAACAAAAGTATGGAGTCAATTGCTATGGGTAAAGGACTTTATCTTAAACCATACAAAACTGGTATGGGTATTACCCTAAATAATACGGATACAAAAAACTAA
- the LOC142231117 gene encoding uncharacterized protein LOC142231117: protein MSVGGGIYPQQQYNWDQQPGLNPGSQQQQHFNLLQHPGPIFHQQLLQQNQNLEQHSNIFEQQQFNFDQQPGPSHGQRNLNKVCEICNVYVNPMNWFKHHQSPNHIQRSDVIINNQFRQTMTGFKNRVGTYTYLTDMNTIDINEVFEECNKSLHLLILNSLAKNKSLKINIQLIGEYIKLGGEELQMQHMYHVSKMQRLVMSDNIEDFIKRHIEEIKSQMADFQERDSGWTLTRIEKFEININKWSGFCGSQYIPTPPKLYSKKACINVRNTDEYCFKWSVISALTSPKPTHPTRTSSYRVDIRQQNILLENNINLNFEGLEFPMPVQEIPKFEKLNPGVSINVYGYNRKDDTVIGPYHISQNVVPNGVHINLLLLESGGKAHYIWIKDMSRLLSSQLTKNCKKLKICDRCLQYTSNSEKWSNHLKECSNIVTTVPDADLLNLIPGNTSVIPLNKELYISVSHKIKFDNGDLLEYRFLDSLRFMPSSLDSLAKNLLDDKMTTVRSNFSNDHEFKLMRRKGVFCYEYLDSFQKLKDINLPSIENFYSKLTNKSCSQEDYNHAIEVWTTFNCRTLQDYMELYLKTDVLLLTDIFENFRILCKSIHKLDPCQYFTAPGLSYDAMLKLITSDGFSLELLKDVDTYNFIKNGIRGGITQCSKRYHKANNKYMKNFNPDIVSTFLLYLDVNNLYGWAMQQFLPYGNFKWVAEADIIRDPNVIKNFKFDSPEGYIYEVSISCPPHLHNKFNDLPLAAENKKVGGSKHNKLVADLTPKERYTIHYMTLKQCLEQGYVLNEVHRVLTFSQRPWLKEYIDKNNDCRKKTNIAFEKNFFKLLNNAVYGKTMENVEKRKDVSIVKQWAYSDRRKLGAEALISKPNFHSISKFTDNFWAIQMNKTKIVYDKPIYLGFCILELAKWKMYDFHYNFMKEKFGERIQLNYMDTDSFIYTIESEDVYEEIRPHLTTHFDTSEYSEDNPFNFPLVNKKEIGLMKDENCGKIMTEFVGLGPKMYSYTVEDGYEIKKAKGVKKSVMDNYKIDDYRNCLFTKEKVCDTMLTFRCKLHNIYTNALKKVVLSPLDTKRMIKEDGINTFAWGHHEIESSMENMLVDIDGNGLDLDLGAIETDSSLENLVQQYTSDFDMDFNDLMDIILM, encoded by the exons ATGTCCGTGGGAGGTGGAATCTACCCCCAACAACAATATAATTGGGATCAGCAACCAGGGCTTAATCCAGGgtcccaacaacaacaacattttaacTTGCTGCAGCATCCAGGACCTATCTTTCATCAACAATTGCTGCAGCAAAATCAAAACTTGGAGCAACACTCAAACATATTTGAGCAGCAACAGTTTAATTTCGACCAGCAACCAGGGCCTAGTCATGGTCAGAGGAATTTAAATAAAGTATGTGAAATATGCAACGTCTATGTAAACCCAATGAATTGGTTCAAACATCACCAGTCTCCGAATCACATACAAAGAAGTGATGTTATTATAAATAACCAATTTAGACAGACGATGACAGGATTTAAAAATCGTGTAGGAACTTATACGTACCTAACCGATATGAATACCATAGATATAAATGAGGTATTCGAAGAATGTAACAAGAGTTTACACCtgttaattttaaattcacTGGCGAAGAATAAAAGTCTGAAGATAAATATCCAACTAATTGGGGAATACATAAAGTTGGGTGGTGAAGAGCTCCAAATGCAACACATGTACCATGTGTCCAAAATGCAGAGACTGGTTATGTCAGACAACATTGAGGATTTCATTAAAAGGCATATTGAGGAAATAAAGAGTCAAATGGCGGATTTTCAGGAAAGAGACTCTGGATGGACTTTGACtcgaattgaaaaatttgaaatcaacATCAACAAATGGTCTGGCTTTTGTGGTTCCCAATATATTCCAACGCCACCAAAATTATATTCGAAAAAAGCATGTATCAATGTCAGAAATACGGATGAATACTGCTTCAAATGGAGTGTCATTTCGGCGTTAACTTCCCCAAAGCCAACCCACCCAACTCGAACTTCATCCTATCGAGTAGATATCAGGCAgcagaatattttgttagaaaacaatataaatttaaattttgaagggCTAGAATTCCCTATGCCTGTGCAAGAAatcccaaaatttgaaaagctGAACCCAGGAGTTAGTATTAATGTATATGGGTATAACCGGAAAGATGACACTGTCATCGGGCCATACCACATATCCCAGAATGTTGTTCCAAATGGGGTACACATTAACTTGTTGTTGTTGGAGAGTGGGggtaaagcacattatatttggaTTAAAGACATGTCAAG atTATTATCTTCGCAGttaaccaaaaattgtaagaaattaaaaatttgcgaCAGATGCCTGCAATACACTTCAAACTCCGAAAAGTGGTCGAATCACTTAAAGGAATGTTCCAACATTGTAACCACCGTACCGGATGCAG atttactaaacctTATTCCTGGAAATACCTCAGTTATACCGCTAAATAAAGAATTATATATAtcggtatctcataaaattaaatttgataatGGGGATCTTTTAGAATATAGGTTTTTAGATTCTTTAAGATTTATGCCTTCAAGCTTGGATAGCTTAGCTAAAAATCTGTTAGATGACAAAATGACTACGGTTAGATCTAATTTCTCAAATGACCACGAATTTAAATTAATGAGAAGGAAGGGTGTATTTTGTTATGAATACTTGGATTCATTTCAAAAACTTAAAGATATAAACCTtccctctatagaaaacttctacAGTAAATTAACCAACAAAAGTTGTAGTCAGGAGGACTACAATCACGCTATAGAAGTTTGGACAACATTTAATTGTAGAACACTTCAGGATTATATggagttatatttaaaaacggATGTCCTTCTACTCACAGATATATTCGAAAACTTTCGAATCTTATGCAAAAGCATACATAAGCTGGATCCTTGCCAATATTTTACGGCGCCTGGTCTATCTTATGATGCTATGCTAAAGCTGATAACATCGGATGGTTTTAGCCTAGAATTGTTGAAGGATGTAGACACATACAACTTTATAAAAAATGGCATTCGTGGAGGTATTACTCAATGTAGTAAAAGATATCACAAAgccaataataaatatatgaaaaactttaatcctGATATTGTATCtacatttttattatatcttgATGTTAATAACCTATATGGATGGGCGATGCAGCAATTCTTACCATATGGTAATTTTAAATGGGTTGCAGAAGCTGACATTATTAGGGATCCTAacgtaatcaaaaattttaaattcgattCTCCTGAAGGGTATATTTATGAAGTTTCAATAAGTTGTCCACCCCATCtacataataaatttaatgatttaCCTTTAGCGgctgaaaacaaaaaagtgGGAGGATCGAAACACAACAAACTTGTTGCAGATCTTACACCAAAAGAAAGGTATACCATCCACTACATGACACTAAAACAATGTTTAGAGCAGGGCTACGTTCTAAATGAAGTGCATAGGGTGCTTACTTTTAGTCAAAGACCATGGCTAAaggaatatattgacaaaaacaaTGATTGtaggaaaaaaacaaatattgcttttgaaaaaaatttctttaaactatTGAACAATGCAGTATATggcaaaacaatggaaaatgttgaaaaaagaaaagatgTGTCTATTGTAAAACAGTGGGCATATAGTGACAGGCGTAAGTTAGGTGCTGAAGCTctaatttcaaaaccaaactttCATAGTATATCCAAATTCACAGACAATTTTTGGGCTATTcaaatgaataaaacaaaaattgtttatgataAGCCAATATACTTAGGATTTTGTATTCTAGAATTAGCTAAGTGGAAAATGTATGACTTCCACTACAACTTTATGAAAGAAAAGTTTGGTGAAAGAATACAATTAAACTATATGGATACAGACTCTTTCATATACACCATCGAATCTGAAGATGTGTATGAAGAAATTAGACCTCATCTTACTACACATTTTGATACATCTGAGTATTCCGAAGATAATCCTTTCAATTTTCCTCTTgtaaataaaaaggaaattggATTAATGAAGGATGAAAACTGTGGTAAGATTATGACAGAGTTTGTCGGTTTAGgtccaaaaatgtattcatataCTGTTGAGGatggttatgaaattaaaaagGCTAAAGGTGTGAAAAAAAGTGTAATGGACAACTATAAAATTGatgactataggaattgtctatttactaaagaaaaagtTTGTGATACAATGCTCACTTTTAGGTGTAAGCTACACAACATCTATACGAATGCCTTGAAAAAAGTTGTATTAAGTCCGTTGGATACAAAGCGTATGATCAAGGAAGATGGAATTAATACTTTCGCGTGGGGTCACCATGAAATTGAATCAAGTATGGAAAATATGCTAGTTGATATAGATGGCAATGGTCTAGATTTAGATTTAGGAGCAATCGAAACTGAttcctctttagaaaatttagttcaacaATATACATCTGATTTTGATATGGATTTTAATGATCTAATGGatataattttaatgtaa